A window from Solanum stenotomum isolate F172 chromosome 5, ASM1918654v1, whole genome shotgun sequence encodes these proteins:
- the LOC125866392 gene encoding cell division control protein 2 homolog C — protein MEKYEKLEKVGEGTYGKVYKAKDKATGQLVALKKTRLEMDEEGIPPTALREISLLQMLSHSLYIVRLLCVEHIDKNGKPILYLVFEYLDTDLKKFIDSHRKGPNARALPTALIQSFLYQLCKGVAHCHSHGVLHRDLKPQNLLVDKEKGILKIADLGLGRAFTVPMKSYTHEIVTLWYRAPEVLLGSTHYSTAVDMWSVGCIFAEMVRRQALFPGDSEFQQLLHIFRLLGTPTDKQWPGVSSLRDWHVYPQWEPQNLASAVPALGPDGVDLLTKMLKFDPADRISAKAALEHPYFDSLDKSQF, from the exons ATGGAGAAATACGAGAAGTTGGAGAAGGTAGGTGAAGGAACCTATGGAAAAGTGTACAAAGCAAAGGACAAGGCTACCGGACAACTGGTGGCTTTGAAGAAGACTCGACTGGAAATGGATGAAGAAGGGATACCGCCTACTGCTCTCAGAGAGATCTCACTTCTTCAGATGCTGTCTCATTCTCTCTACATCGTCCGTTTGCTTTGTGTTGAGCACATTGACAAAAATGGGAAACCGATTCTTTATCTTGTTTTTGAGTATTTGGATACTGATCTTAAGAAATTCATTGATTCTCATCGGAAAGGACCTAATGCTAGGGCTCTTCCTACTGCCCTCATCCAG AGTTTCTTGTATCAGTTGTGCAAAGGGGTTGCTCACTGCCATAGCCATGGAGTTCTCCACAG AGATTTGAAGCCGCAGAATCTTCTAGTGGATAAAGAGAAGGGAATACTTAAGATTGCTGATCTGGGTCTTGGAAGGGCGTTTACTGTTCCTATGAAGAGCTACACCCATGAG ATTGTTACTCTATGGTACAGAGCTCCTGAAGTTTTGTTGGGATCTACTCATTACTCAACTGCTGTTGATATGTGGTCTGTGGGATGTATTTTTG CCGAGATGGTTCGAAGGCAAGCCTTGTTTCCTGGTGACTCTGAGTTTCAGCAATTGCTTCACATATTCAG GTTGTTAGGAACTCCAACTGATAAGCAGTGGCCTGGAGTCAGTTCACTCCGCGACTGGCATGTTTATCCACAATGGGAACCTCAGAACTTAGCCTCTGCTGTTCCTGCTTTGGGACCTGATGGTGTGGACCTCCTAACG AAAATGCTCAAATTTGATCCGGCAGATAGGATTTCTGCAAAAGCTGCACTTGAACATCCATACTTTGACAGCTTGGACAAGTCTCAATTCTGA
- the LOC125866384 gene encoding probable serine/threonine-protein kinase PBL8 produces MGNCGTREESAVVSNAHHQVQQQQGLSLGSRIGIDSKKHSHSRSTSDLSDPSTPRNLEDFRKNAVLYTHIIAFTLFELETITKSFRSDYILGEGGFGTVYKGYIDENVRVGLKSLPVAVKVLNKEGLQGHREWLTEVNFLGQLRHPNLVKLIGYCCEDDHRLLVYEFMFRGSLENHLFRRATVSLSWATRMMIALGAAKGLAFLHNAERPVIYRDFKTSNILLDSDYTAKLSDFGLAKAGPQGDETHVSTRVMGTYGYAAPEYVMTGHLTARSDVYSFGVVLLELLTGRKSVDKTRPSKEQNLVDWARPKLNDKRKMLQIIDPRLDNQYSVRAAQKACSLAYYCLSQNPKARPLMSDVVETLEPLQSSGGSTNEASSTGTAVRFAIGRVPDYRTHHRYGSSLGTAAGCRSPNPNCSPGGPAACRVR; encoded by the exons ATGGGCAATTGTGGTACTAGGGAGGAATCTGCTGTTGTCTCCAATGCTCATCATCAag TCCAGCAGCAGCAGGGGTTATCGTTGGGAAGCAGGATAGGTATTGATTCGAAGAAACATAGTCATAGTCGTTCTACATCAGATCTGAGTGATCCTTCGACTCCAAGAAACTTAGAGGATTTTAGAAAGAATGCTGTACTGTATACACATATAATTGCGTTTACTCTTTTTGAGCTGGAGACAATTACTAAAAGCTTCCGATCCGATTATATACTTGGTGAGGGTGGTTTTGGAACTGTTTACAAGGGCTACATTGATGAGAATGTTCGTGTTGGACTTAAGTCTTTACCGGTTGCTGTGAAAGTACTTAACAAAGAGGGGCTTCAAGGTCACCGTGAGTGGCTTACTGAGGTCAACTTTCTTGGCCAGCTTAGGCATCCTAATCTTGTCAAGTTGATTGGGTATTGCTGTGAGGATGACCATCGTTTGCTCGTTTATGAGTTCATGTTTAGAGGAAGCCTTGAAAATCATCTCTTCCGAA GGGCTACTGTGTCATTATCTTGGGCCACAAGAATGATGATTGCTCTTGGAGCAGCTAAAGGGCTTGCATTCCTTCATAATGCAGAAAGACCAGTTATCTATCGTGATTTCAAGACCTCGAATATATTATTGGATTCT GATTATACGGCCAAACTATCTGATTTCGGGCTTGCAAAAGCAGGGCCACAAGGTGATGAGACCCATGTATCAACTCGTGTGATGGGTACCTATGGTTATGCAGCTCCGGAATATGTTATGACTG GACACCTTACTGCAAGAAGCGACGTGTACAGTTTTGGTGTAGTACTCCTAGAACTATTGACGGGAAGGAAGTCTGTTGACAAGACCAGACCAAGCAAGGAACAGAATCTAGTTGACTGGGCTCGGCCAAAACTTAACGATAAGAGAAAAATGCTGCAGATTATAGACCCTAGATTAGATAACCAATACTCAGTGAGGGCAGCTCAAAAGGCTTGCAGTTTGGCATACTATTGCCTGAGCCAAAACCCCAAAGCAAGACCCTTGATGAGTGACGTGGTTGAAACTTTAGAGCCACTACAATCCAGCGGTGGCAGTACAAATGAAGCCTCATCAACTGGAACTGCTGTTCGATTTGCCATAGGAAGGGTCCCAGATTACAGAACACATCACCGTTATGGTAGCTCTCTTGGTACTGCAGCTGGTTGTCGGTCTCCCAACCCAAACTGTTCCCCAGGTGGCCCTGCAGCATGCCGTGTTAGATAA